The Anastrepha ludens isolate Willacy chromosome 2, idAnaLude1.1, whole genome shotgun sequence genome contains a region encoding:
- the LOC128855692 gene encoding calcium-binding mitochondrial carrier protein SCaMC-2-like encodes MHRISGKSNNCLFKHPTIAENLQIPDEFAKQQKQEGAWWRHSISGGFAGAISRTCTAPVDRIKLYMQVQNQKTSIYDGVSYLIREGGVRSMWRGNGVNVLKISSDSAIKFTIYEKLKHYIRTERDSRQGEMSIGERFVAGALAGTISQSAVYPFDVMKTRLALHEPHQYRGLIGAVKKIYLTEGILSFYNGYAINVIGVIPYAGIDLAVYETLKKHLKCEKANQSHSLNLLLCGTISSILGQVITYPCSLIRTRIQAQVILRDIPRTGLSRRPVNRKTSYQLFRTIIVNEGLTGLYRGLFLNLVKVVPAVCISYIVYEYSIRTLGVTMS; translated from the exons CATCCCACAATTGCTGAAAACTTACAAATACCAGATGAATTTGCGAAGCAACAAAAGCAGGAGGGCGCATGGTGGCGTCATTCCATTTCTGGTGGATTTGCTGGTGCCATTTCGCGTACATGCACAGCACCAGTAGATAGGATAAAACTATATATGCAG gtCCAAAACCAGAAGACTTCCATATACGATGGTGTAAGTTATTTGATTAGAGAGGGAGGCGTACGAAGTATGTGGCGCGGCAATGGTGttaatgtattaaaaattagttcagatTCGGCAATAAAGTTTACCATCTACGAGAAACTGAAACATTACATAAGAACGGAGAGAGACTCACGTCAAGGGGAAATGAGTATTGGTGAACGATTCGTTGCCGGCGCTCTTGCGGGTACCATTTCACAAAGTGCGGTTTATCCATTTGATGTCATGAAAACACGCTTGGCACTGCATGAGCCCCATCAATATCGCGGCTTAATAGGTGCGGTTAAAAAAATCTACTTGACCGAAGGTATACTGAGCTTTTACAATGGCTACGCTATAAATGTAATAGGTGTCATACCATATGCCGGTATTGATCTGGCCGTATacgaaactttaaaaaagcattTGAAATGCGAAAAAGCAAATCAATCGCATTCCTTAAATTTATTACTCTGCGGTACTATATCCAGCATACTGGGACAGGTAATTACCTATCCATGTTCACTGATTCGAACACGAATACAAGCGCAAG TTATTTTGAGAGATATACCACGCACTGGCCTATCACGCAGACCTGTAAACAGAAAGACTTCGTACCAGTTATTTCGAACGATTATCGTAAACGAAGGTTTAACTGGATTATATCGCggcttatttttaaatttagtcaaAGTTGTGCCTGCTGTCTGCATTAGTTATATTGTCTACGAGTATTCCATTCGGACTTTGGGCGTAACCATGAGTTGA